The proteins below come from a single Candidatus Planktophila dulcis genomic window:
- a CDS encoding aspartate aminotransferase family protein, whose product MTTQAAIRSQHSATHRYVPTTSTPISPEKVAAVLAAEWDLFTKSTHGSAAESKRAFNSLPLGVTSSFQHWDPYPISIVSAKGAYMTDVDGRQLLDLSMGFGAMLAGHLNPIVVEEVQSALTQGMLFVTPSPTSTDAAERICKRFGIDQVRFTNSGTESTMYAVRVARSATGRMGILKVEGGYHGSYDPFVVSAKPPLNKAGKAGKPTPYIEPNLVPGDIYVVPFNNIPALEKMFRKNAKKIACFIVEPVLENLAIILPDSGYLERVRELCDQYDVVLIFDEVKTGLTAGAHGASARLGVKPDLITLAKSIGGGLPLAAFGGKKKYMDFVTNGKMAHFGTFNGNPLAMAGVRAIDRICSDEVLEIAEDFNLQALTRIGEIIDEYQLPAHTVGFGIKGCVTWSTTPVRNYRDYKATDFGVAEAHWLFALNRGIITPPGLDEQWLISVSHGQTEIDMLVEDFREFAKAIRA is encoded by the coding sequence ATGACTACACAAGCAGCGATTAGATCGCAACACAGTGCAACACATCGTTATGTACCAACAACATCAACACCAATATCACCCGAAAAGGTTGCCGCAGTCCTAGCAGCCGAATGGGACCTCTTCACCAAGAGCACCCATGGCTCTGCAGCTGAGAGCAAGCGAGCATTTAACTCACTGCCTCTAGGTGTCACATCTAGCTTCCAGCACTGGGATCCATACCCAATCTCCATCGTCTCCGCCAAGGGCGCATATATGACCGATGTCGATGGGCGTCAGCTCCTTGACCTGTCTATGGGCTTTGGCGCAATGCTCGCTGGCCACCTCAACCCAATTGTGGTGGAAGAAGTGCAGTCAGCGCTCACCCAGGGAATGCTCTTTGTCACCCCTTCACCTACCTCTACCGATGCTGCAGAGAGAATCTGTAAGCGCTTTGGTATCGATCAGGTTCGATTCACCAACTCAGGCACTGAATCAACGATGTATGCAGTTCGCGTTGCTCGCTCTGCCACCGGGAGAATGGGAATTCTCAAAGTTGAAGGCGGATATCACGGCAGCTATGACCCATTCGTTGTCTCTGCAAAACCTCCACTGAATAAGGCAGGCAAGGCAGGCAAGCCAACTCCTTACATCGAACCTAACTTGGTTCCAGGAGATATCTACGTTGTTCCATTTAACAACATCCCTGCTTTAGAGAAAATGTTTAGGAAGAATGCAAAGAAGATTGCGTGCTTTATCGTTGAACCAGTTCTTGAAAACCTTGCAATCATTCTTCCTGATTCTGGTTACCTTGAACGTGTTCGCGAACTTTGCGATCAATACGATGTTGTCCTTATCTTTGATGAGGTAAAAACAGGACTAACAGCAGGAGCACACGGTGCATCTGCTCGTTTAGGTGTGAAGCCAGACCTTATTACCCTTGCTAAATCAATCGGTGGTGGACTTCCACTTGCTGCCTTCGGCGGTAAGAAGAAGTACATGGACTTCGTTACCAACGGCAAGATGGCTCACTTCGGTACCTTTAACGGTAATCCCCTTGCAATGGCAGGTGTTCGAGCAATCGATCGCATCTGTTCAGATGAAGTTCTCGAAATTGCAGAGGATTTCAACCTTCAGGCACTTACTCGCATCGGTGAAATCATTGATGAGTACCAGCTTCCGGCACATACAGTCGGCTTCGGTATCAAGGGCTGCGTTACTTGGTCAACAACACCAGTGCGCAACTACCGCGATTACAAGGCAACTGACTTTGGTGTTGCTGAAGCACACTGGCTCTTTGCCCTTAACCGCGGCATCATCACTCCTCCAGGACTTGATGAGCAATGGTTAATCTCTGTATCTCACGGCCAAACAGAGATTGATATGTTGGTTGAAGATTTCCGTGAATTCGCTAAGGCAATACGCGCTTAA
- a CDS encoding alkaline phosphatase PhoX, which yields MKLRYKVAAVLSIATLLAGTAVANSVLTKPEYITSSTDAAEIKPLAYAGDTFSGFTIQGIPDGMGAMRNADGTITLLSVHEVPSYGAIGTLAKAADKGKAIQGTSITKFTLNKAGDRVLRASDMVTSWSFYNYNTGQYQESPVGAAPKTQTVGMDSFISRFCSATLVQAGALSFKDGSTTLGYEGAVFLSGEEDGDSGYGRGFAFDMDGKGINLPRMGLASWENLMPNLKPGKNTVVMGNEDGDATDSQLFMYVGTKTASGTFADKAGLTNGDLHVMSIPNIANDNAFRAAYGKNKAVDVTFAKTIWDGDMKTQQVDHAAKGTEMSRVEDGEWDPSNPNVFYFLTTESNKDPGATTPNPATPSVSRDGGGLWRLTFVDGQKPELGAKLELLLDGTEAPFLSKPDNLAVTSDGVVLIQEDPGKNALVARIVAFRIKDSKLATVAQFNPDHFSADGSKFMTTDEESSGIIDVTSIVARPGDTKKYFYFNAQVHTTGAYTARPDLTTKSSSGILKFNQKTLEGGAYYSLTISDWKTVFGS from the coding sequence ATGAAGCTTCGCTACAAAGTAGCTGCGGTGCTCTCGATAGCAACATTGCTTGCGGGAACAGCTGTAGCAAACTCAGTGCTTACAAAGCCTGAATACATCACTTCTTCAACAGATGCAGCAGAGATTAAGCCACTTGCTTACGCAGGAGATACATTCTCTGGCTTTACCATTCAAGGTATTCCAGATGGAATGGGCGCAATGCGCAATGCAGATGGAACAATCACACTTCTTTCAGTTCACGAAGTTCCTTCATATGGAGCAATCGGAACATTGGCTAAGGCTGCAGATAAGGGCAAGGCAATCCAGGGAACATCAATTACTAAGTTCACATTGAACAAGGCAGGCGATCGTGTTCTCAGGGCTTCAGACATGGTTACATCATGGAGCTTCTACAACTACAACACAGGTCAATACCAAGAATCTCCAGTTGGAGCTGCGCCAAAGACACAAACAGTTGGCATGGATAGCTTCATCAGCCGTTTCTGTTCAGCAACTCTCGTACAAGCAGGAGCACTTTCATTCAAGGATGGATCAACAACACTTGGTTATGAAGGAGCAGTATTCCTTTCAGGTGAAGAAGATGGCGATAGCGGTTACGGTCGCGGATTCGCATTCGACATGGATGGAAAGGGAATCAACCTTCCACGTATGGGACTTGCATCATGGGAGAACTTGATGCCTAACCTCAAGCCAGGCAAGAACACTGTTGTCATGGGTAACGAAGATGGAGATGCAACAGATTCTCAGCTCTTCATGTATGTCGGAACAAAGACAGCGTCAGGAACATTTGCTGATAAGGCAGGCCTCACAAACGGTGACCTTCACGTTATGAGCATTCCAAATATCGCAAATGACAACGCATTCCGCGCCGCATATGGCAAGAACAAGGCTGTCGATGTGACATTCGCAAAGACAATCTGGGATGGCGATATGAAGACTCAGCAGGTAGATCATGCTGCAAAGGGAACAGAAATGTCTCGCGTTGAAGATGGCGAATGGGATCCATCAAATCCAAACGTCTTCTACTTCTTGACTACTGAATCCAACAAGGATCCAGGCGCAACAACTCCAAACCCAGCAACACCAAGCGTTTCACGCGATGGTGGCGGACTATGGAGACTGACATTTGTTGATGGTCAAAAGCCTGAACTTGGCGCAAAGCTTGAACTCCTTCTTGATGGAACAGAAGCTCCATTCTTGAGCAAGCCAGATAACCTGGCTGTTACATCTGATGGCGTTGTCTTGATCCAAGAAGATCCAGGCAAAAACGCACTGGTTGCACGAATCGTTGCTTTCCGCATTAAGGATTCAAAGCTTGCAACAGTTGCACAGTTCAACCCAGATCACTTCTCTGCGGATGGCTCAAAGTTCATGACAACTGATGAGGAATCATCAGGAATCATCGATGTCACATCAATAGTGGCAAGGCCTGGCGATACAAAGAAGTACTTCTACTTCAACGCTCAGGTACACACAACTGGCGCATATACAGCGCGTCCAGATCTGACCACAAAGTCATCTTCTGGAATCTTGAAGTTCAACCAGAAGACTCTTGAAGGTGGCGCTTACTACAGCCTGACAATCTCTGATTGGAAGACTGTTTTCGGTTCTTAA
- a CDS encoding Rieske (2Fe-2S) protein produces MKVNAISRRILGFGFISALATIAFPALAATTPPIKCRVLGQTTTYKGKLYTCIKAKSKGKTVLAWDSGKVIPVTKPSPSASATASPAPSATPTQSAAAVVNKIDIPIAKSSEVPANSTKSFTAKNRYGYSTTYFIARGSDGLIGMNATCTHNGCTVKQESEGLLCPCHSALFDPKNGALLRGPASYPLERVPVREADGTIYITD; encoded by the coding sequence ATGAAAGTGAATGCAATTTCGCGAAGAATCCTGGGTTTCGGATTCATATCCGCCCTAGCCACAATCGCCTTTCCAGCGCTGGCTGCGACAACACCACCAATAAAGTGCCGAGTTCTTGGGCAAACCACTACCTACAAGGGCAAGCTCTATACCTGCATCAAGGCAAAGAGCAAAGGTAAGACTGTCCTGGCTTGGGATTCTGGGAAGGTTATTCCTGTTACAAAACCTTCTCCATCTGCATCAGCCACAGCATCCCCAGCACCTTCTGCGACACCAACTCAATCGGCCGCAGCTGTTGTTAATAAGATTGATATTCCTATTGCCAAATCTTCAGAAGTTCCAGCAAATTCAACAAAGTCATTTACCGCTAAGAATCGTTATGGGTATAGCACTACCTATTTCATCGCTCGAGGCTCAGATGGACTCATTGGGATGAATGCCACCTGCACACATAATGGGTGCACTGTGAAACAAGAGAGTGAAGGTCTGCTCTGTCCTTGCCATAGCGCGCTCTTTGATCCTAAGAATGGTGCGCTACTGCGGGGACCTGCCTCATATCCACTTGAGCGTGTACCAGTGCGTGAAGCAGATGGCACAATCTATATAACTGATTAA
- a CDS encoding ROK family protein — protein sequence MSQFTLSIDCGGLFIKSCVLDESGTMHAAPTRVQTPYPLSPERFLDTVESIAKSLPKAARVTVGLPGMIRNGVVVATPHYINDAGPHTRMNQELKDQWWGFDAEAAVAERLGMPAKVLNDAEVHGAGVVTGSGLEIVLTLGTGLGFSVFHGGKLSPHFELSHATTRRNTTYDTWIGDRERHRMGNTFWSRRVRLMVSELRPVFLWDRLYIGGGNSHSIQQRDLNLMGDDVVIVPNSAGVAGGVRAWQL from the coding sequence ATGAGCCAATTCACTCTCTCCATCGACTGCGGTGGTCTCTTTATTAAGAGCTGTGTTCTTGATGAATCGGGAACTATGCACGCAGCTCCAACGCGTGTGCAGACCCCATACCCACTTTCACCTGAACGCTTCCTCGACACCGTTGAGTCAATCGCAAAGTCTCTTCCTAAGGCAGCGCGCGTCACTGTTGGTCTGCCAGGGATGATTCGTAATGGTGTTGTAGTTGCAACCCCTCACTACATCAATGATGCCGGTCCGCATACACGTATGAACCAAGAACTAAAGGATCAGTGGTGGGGCTTTGATGCAGAAGCCGCAGTTGCTGAACGTTTGGGCATGCCAGCTAAAGTTTTAAATGATGCAGAAGTACATGGTGCAGGCGTAGTTACTGGTTCAGGACTTGAAATCGTTCTGACTCTTGGAACTGGTCTTGGTTTCTCAGTCTTCCACGGCGGAAAGCTTTCTCCGCACTTTGAACTTTCACATGCAACAACCCGCCGCAATACAACATATGACACCTGGATTGGCGATCGCGAACGCCACCGAATGGGAAATACATTCTGGTCACGCCGCGTGCGCTTGATGGTCTCTGAACTTCGCCCAGTATTCCTCTGGGATCGCCTCTATATCGGTGGCGGTAATTCACACAGCATTCAACAACGTGACCTTAATTTGATGGGCGATGACGTTGTGATTGTTCCGAACTCTGCTGGAGTTGCTGGCGGAGTGCGTGCCTGGCAGCTTTAA
- a CDS encoding putative quinol monooxygenase: MSKIFLFVAIDVRPGKYEEFVEGLTKHISVIRTESGCEFIDIYRDTQKENVVNVWEIWSDRPSWDSHMVNQNSKEWQSVAKDLVFGEMITVMDPLS; the protein is encoded by the coding sequence GTGAGCAAAATCTTCCTCTTTGTGGCTATTGATGTGCGCCCAGGAAAATATGAAGAGTTTGTTGAAGGTCTTACCAAGCACATCTCTGTGATTCGCACCGAATCTGGGTGTGAATTCATCGATATTTATCGCGATACTCAAAAAGAGAACGTTGTAAATGTCTGGGAAATCTGGAGTGATCGCCCATCATGGGATTCGCATATGGTTAATCAGAACAGTAAGGAATGGCAGAGCGTGGCTAAAGATCTAGTTTTTGGTGAAATGATTACCGTTATGGATCCACTCTCATGA
- a CDS encoding AAA family ATPase translates to MSQIEKVTSRPRDTDRKTRIHLSFYDRIKFLLLFGITFLVLTWSSLAENPILSVEDALRETARSKSWLLVLAVIEVIRQIHFLIAELLAPYHGIWTKYFAFIDRQVHRLSDWTRFRLSRVLKWSLVIFLLAVILGAIYDEPPIKALFLAPKAFITALPFLGQLLFAVFFVIIQFGAIFWFLSRGGVDTYFPDDIRTRFSDVWGQDHVLNRIRENLLFLETPEEIEKHGGYVPGGILLWGPPGTGKTLMAESMAGETGKPFVFVDPGAFTNMFFGVGVLKVKSLFRKLRKLALRYGGVVVFFDEADSLGNRGIVSAGGPQRNSTMDATSIFKSNCHGGTYLSESATSAIAREKFVMGGAAGGGGGGMGTLQALLTELSGLKKPRGFFNRVVRRTLGMRPKNPPKYRILVVMATNMPEALDEALLRPGRIDRMYRVGYPSKAGRVRTYEGYLSKVSHSLTADEIDKIATITPYATGATIKDTINEALIMAIRNGRTSIEWSDIVKAKQQKELGPSEDVEYIERERHAIAVHEACHAVMAHRTRQHMSIDLATIEKGSDYLGMVASIPPDDQFTRWKSEYKSDILVSLASLAGERMFFDGDNSSGVSGDLESATTIASLMEGHWGMGSTISSHVSNRRFEMGSPGGGKGKEDTEKQMRMALSDRIEENLSSLLTQAEEILLENRNQVLALAHALETYKTMSGEDVAAVIEGVKGSMVDGRPYLDANFLGEIEKYHSASVVAHREHRIPDVHLPVIG, encoded by the coding sequence ATGAGTCAGATTGAAAAAGTAACGAGTCGTCCACGCGATACTGACAGAAAGACTCGCATCCATCTCTCATTTTACGACCGCATTAAATTCTTACTCCTCTTTGGTATCACCTTCCTAGTTCTAACTTGGTCAAGCCTTGCGGAAAACCCCATTCTTAGCGTTGAAGATGCGCTGAGAGAGACTGCGCGCTCTAAATCTTGGCTCCTAGTTCTCGCTGTCATTGAAGTCATTCGCCAGATTCACTTCCTTATCGCCGAGCTTCTTGCGCCCTATCACGGCATTTGGACAAAGTATTTTGCATTTATCGATCGTCAAGTTCATAGACTCAGTGACTGGACTCGTTTTCGCCTCTCGCGCGTTCTCAAATGGTCACTTGTTATCTTCCTTCTTGCCGTCATCCTCGGTGCTATTTATGACGAACCACCAATCAAAGCGCTCTTCTTAGCCCCTAAAGCATTCATCACCGCACTTCCATTTCTAGGACAACTTCTCTTTGCTGTCTTCTTTGTCATCATTCAATTCGGTGCAATCTTCTGGTTCCTAAGCCGCGGTGGTGTTGATACTTACTTCCCTGATGACATCAGAACTCGATTTAGCGATGTCTGGGGACAAGATCATGTTCTCAACCGCATCCGTGAAAATCTTCTCTTCCTTGAAACACCGGAGGAGATTGAAAAGCATGGTGGATATGTCCCAGGCGGAATTCTCTTGTGGGGCCCTCCTGGAACAGGTAAGACGCTGATGGCTGAATCAATGGCGGGAGAAACAGGTAAACCATTCGTATTCGTAGATCCAGGTGCCTTTACCAATATGTTCTTTGGTGTTGGCGTGCTCAAGGTTAAGAGCCTCTTTCGCAAACTTCGTAAGTTAGCTCTTCGCTACGGTGGAGTTGTTGTCTTCTTCGATGAGGCAGATTCACTAGGCAATCGTGGAATTGTCTCGGCCGGTGGCCCACAGAGAAATTCCACTATGGATGCAACCTCAATATTTAAGAGCAATTGCCACGGAGGCACGTATCTCTCCGAATCTGCAACCTCTGCGATTGCACGTGAGAAGTTTGTTATGGGTGGAGCTGCAGGTGGTGGAGGCGGTGGAATGGGAACGCTGCAAGCGCTCTTGACCGAACTTTCTGGCCTTAAGAAGCCACGTGGTTTCTTTAACAGAGTGGTGCGCAGAACACTTGGCATGCGCCCAAAGAATCCACCGAAGTATCGAATCCTTGTTGTAATGGCAACCAATATGCCTGAAGCACTTGATGAAGCGCTCTTACGTCCTGGACGTATTGATCGTATGTATCGCGTTGGATATCCAAGTAAAGCTGGACGCGTGCGCACATATGAGGGATATCTTTCAAAGGTTTCACACTCACTGACGGCGGATGAGATCGACAAGATTGCAACGATTACTCCTTATGCAACTGGTGCGACGATTAAAGACACAATCAACGAAGCGTTGATTATGGCTATTCGTAATGGCCGAACATCTATTGAATGGTCAGACATTGTTAAGGCCAAGCAACAGAAAGAGCTTGGCCCATCGGAAGATGTTGAATACATCGAGCGCGAGCGACATGCAATTGCTGTTCATGAAGCATGTCACGCTGTCATGGCCCATCGCACGCGCCAACATATGTCTATTGATTTAGCAACGATTGAAAAGGGTTCTGATTACTTAGGAATGGTGGCAAGTATTCCGCCCGATGATCAGTTCACTCGCTGGAAGAGTGAATATAAGTCAGATATTTTGGTTTCACTCGCATCATTGGCCGGTGAGCGAATGTTCTTTGATGGAGATAACTCATCCGGTGTTTCAGGAGACCTCGAGAGTGCGACCACTATTGCATCCTTGATGGAAGGACATTGGGGAATGGGCTCAACCATTTCATCACACGTGAGTAACCGTCGCTTTGAGATGGGTTCTCCTGGTGGTGGAAAAGGAAAAGAAGACACTGAGAAGCAGATGAGAATGGCTTTGAGCGATCGCATCGAAGAGAACTTAAGTTCATTGTTGACTCAAGCTGAAGAGATATTGCTTGAAAATCGCAATCAAGTATTGGCGCTAGCGCATGCTCTCGAGACATATAAAACAATGTCGGGAGAAGATGTGGCAGCAGTCATCGAAGGGGTGAAGGGCTCAATGGTTGATGGCCGTCCATACCTCGATGCCAATTTCTTGGGTGAGATTGAGAAATATCACAGCGCATCAGTTGTCGCTCATCGCGAACATAGAATTCCTGACGTGCATTTACCAGTCATTGGATAA
- a CDS encoding GuaB1 family IMP dehydrogenase-related protein: MRFINNPVYDLTYDDVFMVPSNSELTSRMEVDLTSNDGSGTTIPLVVANMTAIAGRRMAETMARRGGMVVIPQDIPIPVVADVIASVKARHTFFETPITLTLKETVADAASLIHKRSHGAIVIVDGKKPVGIVTEEDLAGVDRFTQLSQVMTQELTTMPDTLDPRQAFEFLNERLRTVAPVVSASGELVGIITKVGALRATLYTPAVDKNNKLRIAAAVGINGDVADKAAKLVAAGADVLVVDTAHGHQKKMIEALQAIKKLNLNVPIVAGNVVTADGVRDLVAAGATIIKVGVGPGAMCTTRMQTGVGRPQFSAVLECAAEAKKLGAHVWADGGVRHPRDVALALAAGASQVMIGSWFAGTYESPGDLMRDSSGRAYKESFGMASKRAVSARTSQEDAFDRARKSLFEEGISSSRMFLDPNRPGVEDLIDEIISGLRSSCTYAGAHNLAEFAERAVVGIQSASGYAEGRPLNTSWRG, encoded by the coding sequence GTGCGATTTATTAACAATCCGGTCTATGACCTCACCTACGACGATGTATTCATGGTTCCTAGCAATTCCGAACTCACCAGCCGCATGGAAGTTGATCTGACATCCAATGATGGCAGCGGGACAACAATCCCATTAGTAGTTGCAAATATGACCGCTATTGCAGGTCGTCGCATGGCTGAGACCATGGCTCGTCGCGGTGGAATGGTTGTTATCCCACAAGATATTCCGATTCCTGTTGTTGCCGACGTCATCGCATCCGTCAAAGCTCGCCACACATTCTTTGAAACACCCATCACTCTGACTCTCAAAGAGACTGTGGCTGATGCAGCATCGCTTATCCATAAGCGCTCACATGGTGCAATCGTCATTGTCGATGGCAAGAAGCCTGTTGGCATCGTGACTGAAGAAGATTTAGCTGGCGTTGATCGCTTTACTCAGCTGAGCCAAGTAATGACCCAAGAGCTCACAACAATGCCTGACACTCTTGATCCACGCCAAGCATTTGAATTCCTCAATGAACGTCTTCGCACTGTGGCCCCTGTGGTTTCAGCAAGCGGTGAACTCGTTGGAATTATCACCAAGGTGGGCGCACTTCGTGCGACTTTATATACACCTGCTGTTGATAAGAACAACAAGCTTCGAATTGCCGCGGCAGTTGGTATCAATGGTGATGTGGCCGATAAGGCAGCAAAACTCGTTGCAGCAGGAGCTGATGTGCTTGTTGTTGATACTGCGCACGGCCATCAGAAGAAGATGATTGAAGCGCTACAAGCTATTAAGAAGCTGAACCTGAATGTTCCTATCGTTGCTGGCAATGTTGTTACAGCAGATGGTGTTCGTGACCTTGTTGCAGCAGGTGCCACCATTATTAAGGTCGGTGTCGGGCCAGGTGCAATGTGTACAACACGTATGCAGACCGGTGTTGGCCGTCCACAATTTTCTGCAGTTCTTGAATGTGCAGCAGAGGCAAAGAAGTTAGGTGCACACGTCTGGGCAGATGGCGGAGTCCGTCATCCTCGCGATGTTGCACTAGCCCTTGCTGCGGGTGCATCACAGGTAATGATCGGATCTTGGTTTGCCGGAACATACGAATCACCTGGCGACTTGATGCGCGATAGTTCTGGCCGTGCCTATAAGGAATCTTTCGGTATGGCATCAAAGCGAGCAGTAAGTGCACGCACATCACAAGAAGATGCATTCGATCGTGCACGTAAATCACTCTTTGAAGAAGGAATCTCTTCATCACGAATGTTCCTTGATCCAAACCGCCCAGGAGTTGAAGATTTGATTGATGAAATCATTTCTGGATTACGTTCATCATGCACATACGCAGGTGCACATAACCTTGCAGAGTTTGCAGAGCGCGCAGTTGTTGGAATTCAATCCGCCTCTGGTTATGCAGAAGGTCGTCCACTAAATACTTCTTGGCGTGGTTAA